A genomic segment from Candidatus Omnitrophota bacterium encodes:
- the truA gene encoding tRNA pseudouridine(38-40) synthase TruA, with product MRNIRLNIAYDGTNYKGWQIQAKGAGASYPQKTIQHEIETALSGIFTARVKVIGSGRTDAGVHALGQVANFKLNNSMPCNRILRALNSVLPRDIVITSVTDVKESFHSRFDAISKLYRYRIFNCPCAPLFDRLYQYHIPYKINHDLMISASRVLIGRHDFRSFQASGGKKIDPVREIISLSISRRGNVISMYIEADGFLYNMVRNIVGTLVEIGRGKIQPEHIRDILKARDRREAGPTAPAKGLCLMRVKYPKTAARDNRSIKQ from the coding sequence ATGAGAAATATCAGGCTGAACATAGCCTATGATGGTACAAACTATAAAGGATGGCAGATACAGGCCAAAGGGGCCGGGGCGTCATATCCGCAGAAGACCATACAACATGAGATAGAAACCGCTTTAAGCGGTATATTTACAGCCAGGGTAAAGGTTATAGGTTCCGGGCGTACCGATGCGGGCGTTCATGCCTTGGGCCAGGTGGCAAATTTCAAGCTGAATAATTCAATGCCTTGCAACCGTATCCTGCGCGCTTTAAACAGTGTTTTACCTAGAGATATCGTTATCACAAGTGTTACTGACGTTAAGGAAAGCTTTCATTCAAGGTTTGACGCGATTTCAAAGCTCTACCGTTACCGCATATTTAACTGCCCTTGCGCGCCTCTTTTTGACAGGTTATATCAATATCATATACCTTACAAGATTAATCACGATTTAATGATATCAGCTTCGCGGGTTTTGATAGGCAGGCATGATTTCAGGTCTTTTCAGGCCTCTGGCGGCAAAAAAATAGATCCGGTGCGCGAAATAATAAGCCTGTCTATAAGCCGGAGGGGCAATGTCATCAGTATGTATATTGAAGCTGATGGTTTTCTTTATAATATGGTGCGTAATATTGTTGGGACACTTGTAGAAATTGGCAGGGGAAAGATACAACCCGAACATATTAGAGATATTTTAAAGGCCAGAGACAGGCGCGAGGCAGGGCCTACGGCCCCCGCGAAGGGGCTTTGCCTTATGCGGGTAAAGTATCCAAAAACCGCGGCCCGCGATAACCGGAGTATCAAGCAGTGA